From a region of the Chlamydiales bacterium genome:
- the fmt gene encoding methionyl-tRNA formyltransferase, which translates to MKIVFFGTPLFAAKILEYLVDKSINIVAVVTRPDKPKGRGLLLVPPPVKEVATKLLPSIPIYQPIKASDPDFAQQLKIHQADFFIVAAFGQILRQNILDIPLKGCVNVHASLLPKYRGAAPIQKAIIEGEEESGVTIMKMSLGMDEGDILHQVRVSIPFDMDAGALQDVLCEVGCHALLDTLQAFKEGHVSALPQEHSAATYAPKIELVDCEIDFSKEAIDLHNLIRGCTPVPGSWVKIFVKGQAKKLKVIRAKPLVCSFKEIPGSILQFGKKGWIVACGKSALQLIDIQLEGKKAMSAEDFANGYSIQDISFF; encoded by the coding sequence TGGCACACCTCTATTTGCTGCTAAAATCTTAGAATATCTTGTAGATAAGAGTATTAATATTGTTGCAGTAGTTACAAGACCTGACAAGCCAAAGGGTAGAGGTCTTTTACTTGTACCACCCCCTGTCAAAGAAGTGGCGACCAAACTTTTACCTTCCATACCTATTTATCAGCCAATAAAAGCTTCTGACCCTGATTTTGCACAGCAATTAAAGATTCATCAAGCAGATTTTTTTATTGTTGCAGCTTTCGGGCAAATTTTAAGGCAAAATATTTTGGATATTCCTCTAAAAGGATGTGTTAATGTACATGCAAGTTTGCTTCCAAAGTATAGAGGAGCTGCTCCCATTCAAAAAGCGATTATTGAGGGAGAAGAAGAAAGCGGAGTCACGATCATGAAAATGTCTCTTGGAATGGATGAGGGTGATATTTTACATCAAGTTAGGGTTTCAATTCCTTTTGATATGGATGCAGGGGCTCTTCAAGATGTTCTTTGCGAAGTTGGATGCCATGCATTATTAGACACGCTGCAAGCTTTTAAAGAAGGGCATGTGTCAGCATTGCCGCAAGAACATTCAGCTGCAACCTACGCTCCGAAAATAGAACTTGTAGATTGTGAAATTGATTTTAGCAAAGAGGCAATAGATTTACATAACCTTATTAGAGGATGCACACCTGTTCCTGGTAGCTGGGTAAAGATTTTTGTTAAAGGGCAAGCAAAGAAGTTAAAGGTAATAAGGGCAAAGCCTTTAGTTTGTTCCTTTAAAGAAATCCCAGGTAGTATTCTTCAATTTGGAAAAAAAGGATGGATTGTAGCTTGCGGGAAAAGCGCATTGCAACTCATTGATATTCAGCTAGAAGGAAAAAAAGCGATGTCGGCGGAGGATTTTGCAAATGGATATAGTATACAGGACATATCCTTTTTCTAA